A window from Tenacibaculum singaporense encodes these proteins:
- a CDS encoding Rossmann-fold NAD(P)-binding domain-containing protein, translated as MKKYTSLKDIENLSGTIQKAIQLKESPYQFADLGKHKTLVMLFFNASLRTRLSTEKAAKNLGMEVSVLNITNAWNMEFEDGTVMNLSTSEHIKEASMVISQYADIIAVRAFPTLENKEKDRAETVLNSFVKYATVPIVNMESATDHPLQALADAITITETKTVSKPKVVLSWAPHPKALPHSVANGFVHLMHNMDVEFVITHPEGYELDSEITKEFPIEYNQEKAFENADFIYAKNWSSFNEYGKILNEDPNWMITQEKIGAAKFMHCLPIRRNVVAEDAVLDGENSLVIEQANNRTFAAQIVLKEILTHLS; from the coding sequence ATGAAGAAATACACCAGCCTAAAAGACATTGAAAACCTTTCAGGTACCATTCAAAAGGCAATTCAATTAAAAGAAAGTCCCTATCAGTTTGCTGATTTGGGAAAACACAAAACCTTAGTCATGCTTTTTTTCAATGCTAGTTTACGTACAAGATTAAGTACCGAAAAAGCGGCTAAAAACTTAGGTATGGAGGTAAGTGTGTTAAATATTACCAATGCTTGGAATATGGAGTTTGAAGACGGTACAGTAATGAATTTAAGTACTTCAGAACATATTAAAGAAGCTTCCATGGTGATTTCTCAGTATGCTGACATTATTGCGGTAAGAGCTTTTCCTACTTTAGAAAACAAGGAAAAAGACAGAGCTGAAACAGTACTCAACAGTTTTGTTAAATACGCTACGGTGCCTATTGTGAATATGGAAAGTGCTACTGACCACCCGTTACAAGCGTTGGCAGATGCGATTACCATTACTGAAACTAAAACAGTATCTAAACCCAAAGTAGTACTGTCGTGGGCACCGCACCCAAAAGCATTACCACATTCGGTTGCCAATGGTTTTGTACACCTCATGCACAACATGGATGTAGAGTTTGTTATAACGCATCCCGAAGGGTACGAGTTAGATTCTGAAATTACAAAAGAATTTCCTATAGAGTACAATCAAGAAAAAGCTTTTGAAAATGCCGACTTTATCTATGCTAAAAACTGGAGTTCTTTTAATGAGTATGGTAAAATACTAAATGAAGACCCCAACTGGATGATTACTCAGGAAAAAATAGGCGCTGCTAAATTTATGCACTGCTTACCCATTAGAAGAAATGTAGTAGCGGAAGATGCTGTTTTAGATGGTGAAAATTCTCTTGTGATTGAACAAGCCAACAACAGAACCTTTGCTGCACAGATAGTATTAAAGGAGATTTTAACTCATTTAAGTTGA
- a CDS encoding M20 family metallo-hydrolase — translation MIQRLTTKAISLLKNLIETPSFSSEEDATALLLENWFKEFDIPYTRTQNNVWSVNKHFDANKPTLLLNSHHDTVKPNNGYTKDPFKAIIEDGKLYGLGSNDAGGCLVSLLATYTHFYLKENLTYNLVFAGTAEEESSGPNGLNGLLKTLPKIDVAIVGEPTLMNLAIAEKGLVVFDAEVKGTSSHAAHPNHDNAIYNTIEVLQWFKDVEFEKTSETLGDVKLTITQINAGKQHNAVPSEVKLVVDVRVNDQYTNQEISDFLQEHAPCNIQPRSLNLNSSSIPKEHPLVQAGLDLGRKTYGSPTLSDQAVLSCPSLKLGPGDSTRSHTADEFIYLQEIEEGIKLYVKLLENVL, via the coding sequence ATGATACAAAGACTTACCACAAAAGCCATCAGTCTGTTAAAAAACCTAATAGAAACGCCTTCTTTTTCTTCGGAAGAAGATGCTACTGCTCTACTGCTAGAAAACTGGTTTAAAGAGTTTGATATTCCATACACTAGAACTCAGAACAACGTGTGGTCAGTAAATAAACATTTTGATGCTAACAAACCTACGTTGTTACTCAACTCGCATCACGATACGGTAAAACCTAATAACGGCTATACCAAAGATCCTTTTAAAGCGATTATAGAAGATGGTAAACTCTACGGATTAGGAAGTAACGATGCTGGTGGATGCTTGGTTTCGTTATTAGCAACCTACACCCATTTCTACCTGAAAGAAAACTTGACTTATAACCTTGTTTTTGCAGGAACTGCCGAGGAAGAAAGCAGTGGTCCTAACGGTTTAAACGGATTACTAAAAACTTTACCAAAGATTGATGTAGCTATCGTAGGAGAACCTACTTTAATGAATTTAGCTATTGCTGAAAAAGGCTTGGTCGTTTTTGATGCCGAGGTAAAAGGAACCTCAAGTCATGCCGCACATCCGAACCACGATAATGCTATTTATAACACTATTGAAGTATTACAGTGGTTTAAAGATGTTGAATTTGAAAAAACTTCTGAAACCTTGGGAGACGTAAAACTCACGATAACACAAATCAATGCGGGAAAACAACACAATGCTGTCCCTTCCGAAGTAAAATTGGTAGTAGATGTTCGTGTAAACGATCAATATACCAATCAGGAAATCAGTGACTTTTTACAAGAACATGCACCTTGTAACATACAACCACGTAGCTTGAATTTGAATTCATCATCAATACCAAAAGAACACCCTTTGGTACAAGCAGGGTTGGATTTAGGGAGAAAAACCTATGGTTCTCCTACCCTATCTGACCAAGCAGTATTGAGCTGTCCGTCATTAAAATTAGGACCTGGAGACAGCACACGTTCACACACCGCTGATGAGTTTATTTACCTTCAAGAGATTGAGGAAGGAATTAAATTGTATGTTAAGCTATTAGAGAACGTATTATAG
- the argB gene encoding acetylglutamate kinase: MKTIKIVKIGGNIINDKKALNNFLADFAQLKGPKVLVHGGGKLASELAKQLNIPVTMIDGRRVTDTQTLDLITMVYAGKINKQIVTQLQAHNTNAIGFTGADGNTIVSTKRPAEPIDYGFAGDVVTVNPQVLTILINNEVTPVFCAITHDANGQLLNTNADTIASEIAIGLSAHFSTELYYCFEKSGVLSDVTDDNSIIEQITSESYAQLKADGVIFEGMLPKLDNCFHALKNNVHKVHIGSTTMLFNSKNKHTSLQLS, from the coding sequence ATGAAAACCATAAAGATTGTTAAAATAGGCGGAAACATCATTAATGATAAAAAAGCTTTGAACAACTTCTTAGCTGATTTCGCTCAGTTAAAAGGTCCGAAAGTATTAGTTCATGGTGGTGGAAAACTAGCTTCTGAATTGGCTAAACAGTTGAATATTCCTGTGACGATGATTGATGGCAGACGTGTAACCGATACACAAACTTTAGATTTAATTACTATGGTATATGCAGGTAAAATCAACAAGCAAATTGTTACGCAGTTACAAGCGCATAACACCAACGCTATAGGTTTTACAGGAGCGGACGGAAATACTATTGTATCAACCAAACGTCCTGCAGAACCTATAGATTACGGATTTGCAGGCGACGTTGTTACCGTAAACCCGCAAGTACTAACCATATTAATTAATAACGAAGTAACGCCTGTGTTTTGTGCGATTACGCACGATGCTAACGGACAGTTATTAAACACAAATGCAGATACCATAGCCTCAGAAATTGCTATAGGTCTCTCTGCTCATTTTAGTACAGAACTATATTACTGTTTTGAAAAATCAGGAGTGCTAAGTGATGTAACCGATGACAACTCTATTATCGAACAAATCACTTCAGAATCCTACGCGCAATTAAAAGCTGATGGAGTCATATTTGAAGGAATGCTTCCTAAACTAGATAACTGCTTTCACGCCCTAAAAAACAACGTTCATAAAGTTCATATAGGTAGTACAACTATGCTATTTAATTCAAAAAACAAACACACCTCATTACAACTATCATGA